A window of Gasterosteus aculeatus chromosome 9, fGasAcu3.hap1.1, whole genome shotgun sequence contains these coding sequences:
- the adgrl1b gene encoding adhesion G protein-coupled receptor L1b isoform X2: MAVSLWFLGVCVITLAHVAPSSQAMSRAAMPFGLLRRELACEGYPIELRCPGSDVVMVETANYGRTDDKICDADPFQMENTQCYLPDALKIMAQRCNNRTQCVVVAGVDVFPDPCPGTYKYLEIQYECVPYIFVCPGSLLSIQPASSLLEAEHQSGAWCKDPLQAGDRLYVMPWTPYRTEVLYEYASWGDYRQNRVTTTYKLPSRVDGTGFVVYDGAVFYNKERTRNLVKYDLRTRIKSGEAVVVNANYHDTSPYRWGGKSDIDLAVDENGLWVIYSTEANNGRIVVSQVNPYTLRFEGTWATGFDKRGASNAFMACGVLYAVRSIFQDDEGQAEGRGGSDMVIYAYDTSRGQELPVQIPFPNPYQYISSIDYNPRDNQLYVWNNYYVLRYPLQFTPPPPTKGPLSSLMTTVRSYTATVSLTPVRPSASHPIGVINRGPFDQRPITAMVPLTPRPPLRVPLAPGGPGQVGGCEGRVARGVQWPPTLKGENVERPCPKGSLGIASYQCIQSPVGWSSRGPDLSNCTSPWVSQIAQKIKSGENAANIAGELVNLTRGRIYAGDVSMSVKLIEQLLDILDSQLQALRPANKESAARNYNKLQKRERTCRAYVQAVVQTVDNLLGPEALVSWADMSGVDQSRSASLLLDAVEKGAFLLANNLYEGRFSDRAPNVDLEVYVLNTEADIQDLTFPHSYDSDSILQISALALQQYSNNGQVKLVLSLYKNLGSFLTTQNSTLRLGLGLGQEAEARRRSLVVNSHVISASVHRGSNRVYLSEPVIFTLRHLLLENHSGPNCSFWNGTGASGNGRWSTQGCRLLHTNNTHTTCACNHLSSYAVLMTYQQPAFGVGVEELLVYVVSWVGISVALVCLATCLTTLCCQGAPWHTDHSTIHCNLWANLLVTELLFLVGANKTQYTVVCSIIAGLLHFSLLSVFCWLCLEGVELYLLQREVFEGRNSRRKYFYLCGYSIPGLVVAVSAAIDFRGYGSKTACWLRTDNYFIWSFLGPVGVVITLNLIVLVMTLHKMHSTAALKPDSSRHDNLRAWAVGSLTLLFLQSVTWSSGLMFLCAPSLILAYLFSSLNTAQGLLITILHCTLARKGQKDYGRCLRLSQCCATSSSSSPDSVKGAALRSNSRYTSSQSRRATANRQSRIRRMWNDTVRRQTESSFIAADVNNTPTLNRAALGNHFLTNPVLQTHAGASPYDTMLTQGYNQPFASTGTFRTKHKGGVSQSQESCGLDSVCLNGGYTPNTFTLHGLGTTPGSRAGVVGSTDLLREGGVGMGGDDISPALLTPHGATDLAGGGGGIRRNLSDAAALEKMIISELVQSNLRPSAAMPVPPERYGSLARPQHHDRAALAHTATLTRHAQQPQEGWASTMQPNARHNAQEAWAHTRHHTTDAETHSAARGQDHAAAPRLQDGWSHPRVSGDSESRELLKDGDRSLQGTLSRRGLQDRQQVRPPDVQARPYSTLSRTPGTLSRHRGTGDPSVAGDRERERDRERERDRERYRDRPLPPPPPPPPQESESLYKALEEPLLMKQREAGVEAWRCGQDREKDETFLLKREEMMDEWRAGNERGRDESFTSQARDEEMDEWRAGMERGREESHLLEMRSGRMEVWRGETNQQETFITQKNDFGIDGWRGGMDREKDESLFLKDRDGWRAGIERESEKQKDRALDVWRGGMDIDRDESFLFESKDGGLDGRKRGKDRGSLRYHGEREDSDSFALPLTPDLDLDTDSSPIYAQDLNPSPLYPGERRSPPLGIFPRSSPPTNIFAPRETNSPPNNLYSRHSPQVYSRSSSPPRFYTRTSPPTLSYPDSSPEGPEEVSSPVGQPQRPALELPYSLGRPPLGPRPNHLQTFYQPPPVASNGEAAYSAEPTSEGEDGQMQRVTSL, from the exons GTGTAACAACAGGACTCAGTGTGTGGTGGTCGCGGGGGTCGACGTCTTCCCCGACCCCTGTCCTGGCACATACAAGTACCTGGAGATCCAGTACGAGTGCGTCCCTTACA TTTTCGTGTGTCCCGGCTCACTGCTCAGCATCCAGCCGGCCTCCTCTCTCTTGGAGGCGGAGCATCAGTCGGGGGCGTGGTGTAAGGACCCGCTTCAGGCGGGTGACAGGCTGTACGTCATGCCGTGGACGCCATACAGGACCGAGGTTCTGTACGAGTACGCCTCCTGGGGCGACTATCGCCAAAACAGGGTCACCACCACCTATAA GTTGCCCAGCCGCGTGGACGGTACAGGCTTTGTGGTGTATGACGGCGCCGTCTTTTACAACAAGGAGCGGACGCGCAATCTGGTCAAATATGACCTGCGGACACGCATCAAGAGCGGGGAGGCAGTGGTGGTCAACGCCAACTACCACGACACCTCTCCTTACCGCTGGGGGGGGAAGTCAGACATCGATCTGGCAGTAGACGAGAACGGCCTCTGGGTGATCTACTCTACTGAAGCCAATAACGGACGCATCGTGGTCAGCCAG GTGAACCCGTACACCCTGCGCTTTGAGGGAACGTGGGCGACTGGCTTCGACAAGCGCGGGGCCAGCAATGCCTTCATGGCCTGCGGGGTGCTCTACGCCGTGCGCTCCATCTTCCAGGACGATGAGGGGCAGGCCGAGGGCCGAGGTGGCAGCGACATGGTGATCTACGCCTACGACACCAGCCGGGGGCAGGAGCTGCCCGTTCAAATACCGTTTCCCAACCCTTACCAGTACATCTCCTCCATCGACTACAACCCCAGAGACAACCAGCTGTATGTGTGGAACAACTACTACGTGCTGAGATACCCGCTGCAGTTTACGCCGCCACCGCCCACTAAAG GTCCTCTCTCGTCTCTGATGACGACCGTCCGCTCCTACACGGCCACTGTCTCGTTGACCCCGGTGCGGCCGTCGGCCTCTCACCCCATTGGCGTCATCAACCGAGGACCCTTTGACCAGCGACCGATCACAGCCATGGTCCCTCTGACCCCACGCCCACCTCTGCGTGTCCCCTTGGCTCCCGGGGGCCCCGGTCAGGTGGGCGGATGTGAGGGCCGGGTGGCGCGAGGGGTGCAGTGGCCGCCCACGCTGAAGGGCGAGAATGTGGAGAGGCCGTGCCCAAAAGGGTCACTGG GTATCGCTTCCTATCAGTGCATCCAGTCTCCGGTGGGCTGGAGCTCCAGAGGGCCTGACCTTTCCAACTGCACCTCTCCCTGGGTCAGCCAAATTGCACAGAAG ATTAAGAGCGGAGAGAATGCGGCCAACATCGCCGGGGAGTTGGTCAACTTGACCCGGGGACGGATCTACGCGGGTGATGTCAGCATGTCCGTCAAGCTGATTGAACAGCTATTGGACATCCTAGACTCTCAGCTGCAGGCCTTGAGACCAGCCAATAAAGAGTCAGCAGCGCGCAATTACAACAAG CTGCAGAAGAGGGAACGCACATGCAGAGCTTATGTTCAg gcGGTTGTTCAGACGGTTGATAACCTGTTGGGTCCTGAGGCTCTGGTGTCCTGGGCTGATATGAGCGGTGTTGACCAGTCCCGCTCAGCTTCGCTGCTATTAGACGCAGTGGAGAAAGGAGCATTTCTATTGGCCAACAATCTTTATGAAGGCCGCTTCAGTGACAGGGCACCAAATGTTG ATCTGGAGGTGTATGTACTGAATACGGAGGCGGACATACAGGACCTGACGTTCCCTCACTCCTACGACAGCGACAGCATCTTGCAGATATCAGCACTGGCTCTGCAACAGTACAGCAACAATG GCCAGGTGAAGCTGGTCCTCTCCCTCTATAAGAACCTGGGCTCCTTCCTGACCACCCAGAACTCCACCCTGCGCCTCGGATTGGGGCTTGGCCAGGAAGCGGAGGCCAGGCGCCGGAGCCTGGTGGTCAACTCCCACGTCATCTCCGCCTCGGTGCACAGAGGATCCAACAGAGTGTACCTCTCCGAGCCGGTGATCTTCACTCTCAGGCACCTGCTG CTGGAGAACCACTCTGGCCCCAACTGCTCTTTCTGGAACGGAACCGGGGCTTCTGGGAACGGCCGGTGGTCTACGCAGGGCTGCCGTCTGttacacactaacaacacacacactacctgtGCCTGCAACCACCTTTCCAGCTACGCCGTCCTCATGACATATCAGCAACCTGCC TTCGGGGTGGGTGTAGAAGAGCTTCTCGTCTATGTAGTTTCCTGGGTTGGCATCTCTGTAGCGCTGGTGTGTTTGGCCACCTGCCTTACCACCCTGTGCTGCCAGGGGGCGCCGTGGCACACAGACCACAGCACCATCCACTGCAACCTGTGGGCCAACCTGCTCGTCACTGAACTGCTGTTCCTCGTTGGTGCCAACAAGACGCAATACACA GTGGTGTGCTCCATCATTGCCGGCCTGCTGCACTTCTCGCTGCTCTCAGTGTTTTGCTGGTTGTGTCTGGAGGGGGTGGAACTGTACTTGCTGCAGCGGGAGGTGTTTGAGGGACGTAACTCCAGGAGGAAGTATTTCTACCTGTGTGGATACTCCATTCCTGGGCTGGTGGTGGCCGTCTCCGCAGCCATTGACTTCAGAGGCTACGGCTCAAAAACTGC atgtTGGCTTCGAACAGACAATTACTTTATCTGGAGTTTCCTTGGACCGGTTGGTGTCGTCATTACG TTGAACCTGATTGTCTTGGTGATGACCTTACACAAGATGCACAGTACTGCTGCTTTGAAGCCAGACTCCAGTCGCCATGACAACCTGAG GGCGTGGGCGGTGGGCTCCCTGACGCTGCTCTTCCTGCAGAGCGTCACCTGGTCCTCTGGCCTGATGTTCCTGTGCGCTCCGTCTCTCATCCTGGCctacctcttctcctccctgaaCACCGCCCAGGGCCTCCTCATCACCATACTGCACTGCACCCTCGCCAGGAAG GGTCAGAAGGACTACGGCCGGTGCCTGCGCCTCTCGCAGTGCtgcgccacctcctcctccagctccccggACTCTGTGAAGGGTGCCGCCCTGCGCTCCAACAGCCGCTACACCAGCAGCCAGAGTCGCAGAGCGACTGCTAACCGACAG AGTCGTATCAGGAGGATGTGGAACGACACCGTTCGCAGACAGACTGAATCGTCTTTCATCGCTGCAGACGTTAACAACACACCCACTCTTAACCGAG ccgCTTTGGGGAATCATTTCCTGACAAACCCGGTGTTGCAGACTCATGCCGGAGCCTCTCCATATGACACAATGCTGACGCAGGGCTACAACCAACCCTTCGCCTCCACAG GAACCTTCAGAACCAAACACA AAGGTGGAGTGTCCCAGAGCCAGGAGTCCTGTGGCTTGGACAGTGTGTGTCTCAATGGAGGCTACACGCCCAACACCTTCACCCTGCACGGTCTGGGAACCACACCCGGATCCCGAGCTGGAGTGGTGGGCAGCACTGACCTTCTGCGGGAGGGAGGAGTCGGCATGGGAGGTGATGACATCTCCCCGGCCCTCCTCACCCCACACGGGGCCACCGATctggccggcggcggcggcggtatACGCCGTAACCTGTCTGACGCAGCTGCGCTGGAGAAGATGATCATCTCGGAGCTGGTGCAGAGCAACCTGAGGCCCTCGGCCGCCATGCCTGTTCCCCCCGAGCGCTACGGAAGCCTGGCCCGGCCGCAGCATCACGACAGGGCGGCCCTCGCGCACACGGCCACTCTGACCCGCCACGCGCAGCAGCCCCAAGAGGGCTGGGCTTCCACCATGCAGCCAAACGCGCGCCACAACGCACAGGAGGCCTGGGCGCACACGCGGCACCACACCACGGACGCCGAGACACATTCCGCAGCGCGTGGGCAAGACCACGCCGCCGCACCGCGCCTGCAGGACGGCTGGTCACACCCTCGGGTTTCTGGAGACTCTGAGTCTCGTGAGCTGCTGAAAGACGGGGACAGGTCGCTGCAAGGCACTCTGAGTCGTCGCGGGCTGCAGGACAGGCAGCAGGTGCGCCCCCCTGATGTTCAGGCGCGGCCCTACTCCACCCTCAGCCGCACGCCCGGCACCCTATCGCGGCACCGCGGCACGGGCGACCCGAGCGTAGCGGgcgacagagagcgagagagggacagggagagggagagagacagggagcgTTACCGGGACAGgcccctcccgcctcctcctccccctcctcctcaagaGTCTGAGTCCCTTTACAAGGCTCTGGAAGAGCCCCTGCTGATGAAACAGAGGGAGGCAGGTGTAGAAGCATGGAGATGTGGccaagacagagagaaggacgaGACGTTTCTcctaaaaagagaagaaatgatgGACGAATGGAGGGCAGGAaacgagagagggagggacgagtcTTTTACCTCTCAGGCAAGAGATGAAGAGATGGACGAATGGAGGGCTggaatggagagagggagggaggaatcTCATCTGCTGGAGATGAGAAGTGGAAGGATGGAAGTGTGGCGCGGGGAGACAAACCAGCAAGAGACTTTTATAACACAGAAGAACGACTTTGggattgatggatggagaggTGGGATGGACAGAGAAAAAGACGAATCCTTGTTTTTAAAGGACAGGGATGGGTGGAGAGCGGGGATCGAACGAGAGAGTGAGAAACAGAAGGATCGAGCGCTGGATGTGTGGAGAGGAGGAATGGATATAGACAGGGACGAATCTTTCCTGTTCGAGAGCAAAGACGGCGGTCTCGAcgggaggaaaagagggaaagaTAGAGGGTCTCTTCGGTATCACGGCGAACGGGAAGATTCTGACAGCTTCGCTCtacctttgacccctgacctcgaCCTCGACACTGACTCCTCACCTATCTACGCTCAAGATCTAAACCCCTCCCCACTCTACCCAGGAGAGCGACGCTCGCCTCCCCTCGGCATCTTCCCCCGAAGCTCCCCGCCAACGAACATCTTCGCCCCGCGAGAAACTAACTCGCCTCCAAACAATCTCTACTCGCGCCACTCCCCCCAGGTGTACAGCCGGAGCAGCTCCCCGCCGCGCTTCTACACACGCACCTCCCCTCCGACCCTCTCGTACCCGGACAGCAGCCCGGAAGGTCCAGAAGAGGTCAGCAGCCCCGTTGGGCAGCCTCAGCGGCCGGCCCTGGAGCTGCCCTACAGCCTGGGCCGACCCCCGCTGGGCCCACGGCCCAATCACCTGCAGACCTTCTACCAGCCGCCGCCGGTGGCGTCCAACGGGGAGGCAGCGTACTCAGCGGAGCCCACGTCGGAGGGAGAGGACGGACAGATGCAGCGGGTGACCAGCCTGTGA
- the adgrl1b gene encoding adhesion G protein-coupled receptor L1b isoform X1 produces the protein MAVSLWFLGVCVITLAHVAPSSQAMSRAAMPFGLLRRELACEGYPIELRCPGSDVVMVETANYGRTDDKICDADPFQMENTQCYLPDALKIMAQRCNNRTQCVVVAGVDVFPDPCPGTYKYLEIQYECVPYIFVCPGSLLSIQPASSLLEAEHQSGAWCKDPLQAGDRLYVMPWTPYRTEVLYEYASWGDYRQNRVTTTYKLPSRVDGTGFVVYDGAVFYNKERTRNLVKYDLRTRIKSGEAVVVNANYHDTSPYRWGGKSDIDLAVDENGLWVIYSTEANNGRIVVSQVNPYTLRFEGTWATGFDKRGASNAFMACGVLYAVRSIFQDDEGQAEGRGGSDMVIYAYDTSRGQELPVQIPFPNPYQYISSIDYNPRDNQLYVWNNYYVLRYPLQFTPPPPTKGPLSSLMTTVRSYTATVSLTPVRPSASHPIGVINRGPFDQRPITAMVPLTPRPPLRVPLAPGGPGQVGGCEGRVARGVQWPPTLKGENVERPCPKGSLGIASYQCIQSPVGWSSRGPDLSNCTSPWVSQIAQKIKSGENAANIAGELVNLTRGRIYAGDVSMSVKLIEQLLDILDSQLQALRPANKESAARNYNKLQKRERTCRAYVQAVVQTVDNLLGPEALVSWADMSGVDQSRSASLLLDAVEKGAFLLANNLYEGRFSDRAPNVDLEVYVLNTEADIQDLTFPHSYDSDSILQISALALQQYSNNGQVKLVLSLYKNLGSFLTTQNSTLRLGLGLGQEAEARRRSLVVNSHVISASVHRGSNRVYLSEPVIFTLRHLLLENHSGPNCSFWNGTGASGNGRWSTQGCRLLHTNNTHTTCACNHLSSYAVLMTYQQPAFGVGVEELLVYVVSWVGISVALVCLATCLTTLCCQGAPWHTDHSTIHCNLWANLLVTELLFLVGANKTQYTVVCSIIAGLLHFSLLSVFCWLCLEGVELYLLQREVFEGRNSRRKYFYLCGYSIPGLVVAVSAAIDFRGYGSKTACWLRTDNYFIWSFLGPVGVVITLNLIVLVMTLHKMHSTAALKPDSSRHDNLRAWAVGSLTLLFLQSVTWSSGLMFLCAPSLILAYLFSSLNTAQGLLITILHCTLARKGQKDYGRCLRLSQCCATSSSSSPDSVKGAALRSNSRYTSSQSRRATANRQSRIRRMWNDTVRRQTESSFIAADVNNTPTLNRAALGNHFLTNPVLQTHAGASPYDTMLTQGYNQPFASTVGTFRTKHKGGVSQSQESCGLDSVCLNGGYTPNTFTLHGLGTTPGSRAGVVGSTDLLREGGVGMGGDDISPALLTPHGATDLAGGGGGIRRNLSDAAALEKMIISELVQSNLRPSAAMPVPPERYGSLARPQHHDRAALAHTATLTRHAQQPQEGWASTMQPNARHNAQEAWAHTRHHTTDAETHSAARGQDHAAAPRLQDGWSHPRVSGDSESRELLKDGDRSLQGTLSRRGLQDRQQVRPPDVQARPYSTLSRTPGTLSRHRGTGDPSVAGDRERERDRERERDRERYRDRPLPPPPPPPPQESESLYKALEEPLLMKQREAGVEAWRCGQDREKDETFLLKREEMMDEWRAGNERGRDESFTSQARDEEMDEWRAGMERGREESHLLEMRSGRMEVWRGETNQQETFITQKNDFGIDGWRGGMDREKDESLFLKDRDGWRAGIERESEKQKDRALDVWRGGMDIDRDESFLFESKDGGLDGRKRGKDRGSLRYHGEREDSDSFALPLTPDLDLDTDSSPIYAQDLNPSPLYPGERRSPPLGIFPRSSPPTNIFAPRETNSPPNNLYSRHSPQVYSRSSSPPRFYTRTSPPTLSYPDSSPEGPEEVSSPVGQPQRPALELPYSLGRPPLGPRPNHLQTFYQPPPVASNGEAAYSAEPTSEGEDGQMQRVTSL, from the exons GTGTAACAACAGGACTCAGTGTGTGGTGGTCGCGGGGGTCGACGTCTTCCCCGACCCCTGTCCTGGCACATACAAGTACCTGGAGATCCAGTACGAGTGCGTCCCTTACA TTTTCGTGTGTCCCGGCTCACTGCTCAGCATCCAGCCGGCCTCCTCTCTCTTGGAGGCGGAGCATCAGTCGGGGGCGTGGTGTAAGGACCCGCTTCAGGCGGGTGACAGGCTGTACGTCATGCCGTGGACGCCATACAGGACCGAGGTTCTGTACGAGTACGCCTCCTGGGGCGACTATCGCCAAAACAGGGTCACCACCACCTATAA GTTGCCCAGCCGCGTGGACGGTACAGGCTTTGTGGTGTATGACGGCGCCGTCTTTTACAACAAGGAGCGGACGCGCAATCTGGTCAAATATGACCTGCGGACACGCATCAAGAGCGGGGAGGCAGTGGTGGTCAACGCCAACTACCACGACACCTCTCCTTACCGCTGGGGGGGGAAGTCAGACATCGATCTGGCAGTAGACGAGAACGGCCTCTGGGTGATCTACTCTACTGAAGCCAATAACGGACGCATCGTGGTCAGCCAG GTGAACCCGTACACCCTGCGCTTTGAGGGAACGTGGGCGACTGGCTTCGACAAGCGCGGGGCCAGCAATGCCTTCATGGCCTGCGGGGTGCTCTACGCCGTGCGCTCCATCTTCCAGGACGATGAGGGGCAGGCCGAGGGCCGAGGTGGCAGCGACATGGTGATCTACGCCTACGACACCAGCCGGGGGCAGGAGCTGCCCGTTCAAATACCGTTTCCCAACCCTTACCAGTACATCTCCTCCATCGACTACAACCCCAGAGACAACCAGCTGTATGTGTGGAACAACTACTACGTGCTGAGATACCCGCTGCAGTTTACGCCGCCACCGCCCACTAAAG GTCCTCTCTCGTCTCTGATGACGACCGTCCGCTCCTACACGGCCACTGTCTCGTTGACCCCGGTGCGGCCGTCGGCCTCTCACCCCATTGGCGTCATCAACCGAGGACCCTTTGACCAGCGACCGATCACAGCCATGGTCCCTCTGACCCCACGCCCACCTCTGCGTGTCCCCTTGGCTCCCGGGGGCCCCGGTCAGGTGGGCGGATGTGAGGGCCGGGTGGCGCGAGGGGTGCAGTGGCCGCCCACGCTGAAGGGCGAGAATGTGGAGAGGCCGTGCCCAAAAGGGTCACTGG GTATCGCTTCCTATCAGTGCATCCAGTCTCCGGTGGGCTGGAGCTCCAGAGGGCCTGACCTTTCCAACTGCACCTCTCCCTGGGTCAGCCAAATTGCACAGAAG ATTAAGAGCGGAGAGAATGCGGCCAACATCGCCGGGGAGTTGGTCAACTTGACCCGGGGACGGATCTACGCGGGTGATGTCAGCATGTCCGTCAAGCTGATTGAACAGCTATTGGACATCCTAGACTCTCAGCTGCAGGCCTTGAGACCAGCCAATAAAGAGTCAGCAGCGCGCAATTACAACAAG CTGCAGAAGAGGGAACGCACATGCAGAGCTTATGTTCAg gcGGTTGTTCAGACGGTTGATAACCTGTTGGGTCCTGAGGCTCTGGTGTCCTGGGCTGATATGAGCGGTGTTGACCAGTCCCGCTCAGCTTCGCTGCTATTAGACGCAGTGGAGAAAGGAGCATTTCTATTGGCCAACAATCTTTATGAAGGCCGCTTCAGTGACAGGGCACCAAATGTTG ATCTGGAGGTGTATGTACTGAATACGGAGGCGGACATACAGGACCTGACGTTCCCTCACTCCTACGACAGCGACAGCATCTTGCAGATATCAGCACTGGCTCTGCAACAGTACAGCAACAATG GCCAGGTGAAGCTGGTCCTCTCCCTCTATAAGAACCTGGGCTCCTTCCTGACCACCCAGAACTCCACCCTGCGCCTCGGATTGGGGCTTGGCCAGGAAGCGGAGGCCAGGCGCCGGAGCCTGGTGGTCAACTCCCACGTCATCTCCGCCTCGGTGCACAGAGGATCCAACAGAGTGTACCTCTCCGAGCCGGTGATCTTCACTCTCAGGCACCTGCTG CTGGAGAACCACTCTGGCCCCAACTGCTCTTTCTGGAACGGAACCGGGGCTTCTGGGAACGGCCGGTGGTCTACGCAGGGCTGCCGTCTGttacacactaacaacacacacactacctgtGCCTGCAACCACCTTTCCAGCTACGCCGTCCTCATGACATATCAGCAACCTGCC TTCGGGGTGGGTGTAGAAGAGCTTCTCGTCTATGTAGTTTCCTGGGTTGGCATCTCTGTAGCGCTGGTGTGTTTGGCCACCTGCCTTACCACCCTGTGCTGCCAGGGGGCGCCGTGGCACACAGACCACAGCACCATCCACTGCAACCTGTGGGCCAACCTGCTCGTCACTGAACTGCTGTTCCTCGTTGGTGCCAACAAGACGCAATACACA GTGGTGTGCTCCATCATTGCCGGCCTGCTGCACTTCTCGCTGCTCTCAGTGTTTTGCTGGTTGTGTCTGGAGGGGGTGGAACTGTACTTGCTGCAGCGGGAGGTGTTTGAGGGACGTAACTCCAGGAGGAAGTATTTCTACCTGTGTGGATACTCCATTCCTGGGCTGGTGGTGGCCGTCTCCGCAGCCATTGACTTCAGAGGCTACGGCTCAAAAACTGC atgtTGGCTTCGAACAGACAATTACTTTATCTGGAGTTTCCTTGGACCGGTTGGTGTCGTCATTACG TTGAACCTGATTGTCTTGGTGATGACCTTACACAAGATGCACAGTACTGCTGCTTTGAAGCCAGACTCCAGTCGCCATGACAACCTGAG GGCGTGGGCGGTGGGCTCCCTGACGCTGCTCTTCCTGCAGAGCGTCACCTGGTCCTCTGGCCTGATGTTCCTGTGCGCTCCGTCTCTCATCCTGGCctacctcttctcctccctgaaCACCGCCCAGGGCCTCCTCATCACCATACTGCACTGCACCCTCGCCAGGAAG GGTCAGAAGGACTACGGCCGGTGCCTGCGCCTCTCGCAGTGCtgcgccacctcctcctccagctccccggACTCTGTGAAGGGTGCCGCCCTGCGCTCCAACAGCCGCTACACCAGCAGCCAGAGTCGCAGAGCGACTGCTAACCGACAG AGTCGTATCAGGAGGATGTGGAACGACACCGTTCGCAGACAGACTGAATCGTCTTTCATCGCTGCAGACGTTAACAACACACCCACTCTTAACCGAG ccgCTTTGGGGAATCATTTCCTGACAAACCCGGTGTTGCAGACTCATGCCGGAGCCTCTCCATATGACACAATGCTGACGCAGGGCTACAACCAACCCTTCGCCTCCACAG TAGGAACCTTCAGAACCAAACACA AAGGTGGAGTGTCCCAGAGCCAGGAGTCCTGTGGCTTGGACAGTGTGTGTCTCAATGGAGGCTACACGCCCAACACCTTCACCCTGCACGGTCTGGGAACCACACCCGGATCCCGAGCTGGAGTGGTGGGCAGCACTGACCTTCTGCGGGAGGGAGGAGTCGGCATGGGAGGTGATGACATCTCCCCGGCCCTCCTCACCCCACACGGGGCCACCGATctggccggcggcggcggcggtatACGCCGTAACCTGTCTGACGCAGCTGCGCTGGAGAAGATGATCATCTCGGAGCTGGTGCAGAGCAACCTGAGGCCCTCGGCCGCCATGCCTGTTCCCCCCGAGCGCTACGGAAGCCTGGCCCGGCCGCAGCATCACGACAGGGCGGCCCTCGCGCACACGGCCACTCTGACCCGCCACGCGCAGCAGCCCCAAGAGGGCTGGGCTTCCACCATGCAGCCAAACGCGCGCCACAACGCACAGGAGGCCTGGGCGCACACGCGGCACCACACCACGGACGCCGAGACACATTCCGCAGCGCGTGGGCAAGACCACGCCGCCGCACCGCGCCTGCAGGACGGCTGGTCACACCCTCGGGTTTCTGGAGACTCTGAGTCTCGTGAGCTGCTGAAAGACGGGGACAGGTCGCTGCAAGGCACTCTGAGTCGTCGCGGGCTGCAGGACAGGCAGCAGGTGCGCCCCCCTGATGTTCAGGCGCGGCCCTACTCCACCCTCAGCCGCACGCCCGGCACCCTATCGCGGCACCGCGGCACGGGCGACCCGAGCGTAGCGGgcgacagagagcgagagagggacagggagagggagagagacagggagcgTTACCGGGACAGgcccctcccgcctcctcctccccctcctcctcaagaGTCTGAGTCCCTTTACAAGGCTCTGGAAGAGCCCCTGCTGATGAAACAGAGGGAGGCAGGTGTAGAAGCATGGAGATGTGGccaagacagagagaaggacgaGACGTTTCTcctaaaaagagaagaaatgatgGACGAATGGAGGGCAGGAaacgagagagggagggacgagtcTTTTACCTCTCAGGCAAGAGATGAAGAGATGGACGAATGGAGGGCTggaatggagagagggagggaggaatcTCATCTGCTGGAGATGAGAAGTGGAAGGATGGAAGTGTGGCGCGGGGAGACAAACCAGCAAGAGACTTTTATAACACAGAAGAACGACTTTGggattgatggatggagaggTGGGATGGACAGAGAAAAAGACGAATCCTTGTTTTTAAAGGACAGGGATGGGTGGAGAGCGGGGATCGAACGAGAGAGTGAGAAACAGAAGGATCGAGCGCTGGATGTGTGGAGAGGAGGAATGGATATAGACAGGGACGAATCTTTCCTGTTCGAGAGCAAAGACGGCGGTCTCGAcgggaggaaaagagggaaagaTAGAGGGTCTCTTCGGTATCACGGCGAACGGGAAGATTCTGACAGCTTCGCTCtacctttgacccctgacctcgaCCTCGACACTGACTCCTCACCTATCTACGCTCAAGATCTAAACCCCTCCCCACTCTACCCAGGAGAGCGACGCTCGCCTCCCCTCGGCATCTTCCCCCGAAGCTCCCCGCCAACGAACATCTTCGCCCCGCGAGAAACTAACTCGCCTCCAAACAATCTCTACTCGCGCCACTCCCCCCAGGTGTACAGCCGGAGCAGCTCCCCGCCGCGCTTCTACACACGCACCTCCCCTCCGACCCTCTCGTACCCGGACAGCAGCCCGGAAGGTCCAGAAGAGGTCAGCAGCCCCGTTGGGCAGCCTCAGCGGCCGGCCCTGGAGCTGCCCTACAGCCTGGGCCGACCCCCGCTGGGCCCACGGCCCAATCACCTGCAGACCTTCTACCAGCCGCCGCCGGTGGCGTCCAACGGGGAGGCAGCGTACTCAGCGGAGCCCACGTCGGAGGGAGAGGACGGACAGATGCAGCGGGTGACCAGCCTGTGA